From the Lytechinus variegatus isolate NC3 chromosome 5, Lvar_3.0, whole genome shotgun sequence genome, the window cttattatacatctgattttgatgaaattttcagtgttaagcttgttgaatttttctctttttattcaaatcaagtttttgttggggtggacttgtcctttaaggagcCACAGAGACTAACTTAGTGTGAATTGACTGGTAAATTTATTTGTGGTCCCAGCACATGGtctatgataatgatgatcaatGAAAGCTTTATAACATTACTATTTTGATTAAATATGTAAGTCATGATTGAACAGAATTAAAACGAAAGAAGCCAGAGTCAACATAACAAAAGAATGTTAATCTGAAATGAAAATTCTTTGTTTTGGTGGAAGTAACTCCAGAAGCAACTCAACAAAACAACTTTGCGCTGCGTCAATGCCTACCTGGTATAGGACCAATGTCATAAAAAATTTAGGTCTATATTAGGTCAGTGGCTGACCTGAAATCTATCACATTTACAGGAGTTACAGGTATTTAGGTGCATTTTATAATTTTGCCTCTCAGCACCAGAGGAAACTCATTCCATTGAGCTGGTCTTGCGCAATCAAAAAGCTTGTTTTACAAGATTTTCTGAAAGTGGAAAAAGAGAGTTAGAGGACCTTGGTAATTTATTGGTACTAATACTACTAGTGACGTAACAATACTTCACCGTGATCTTTTTTTACCTGCCCCACTTTCTGTATAGGGTGAACGTTTTGTCTTGGTTACCATTCATGTATATCAAtcttccatttcatttcctAATCTAGGACGGTGAAACAACCTTGCTCTGTGCTGCAGCCAGAGGTCATCTAGACATCGTCAAGATCCTGGTGGAAGCTGGTGCCCTTCTGAACACCATTGACAAGCATGGCATCACCCCGCTTCATCACTCGGTCAGGAGACAGCACTATGATATCGTCAAGTACCTGGTAGACTCCAACTGCGATGTCAACCTCCAGGATAAGGTAAATAATGGGAAATTACATGTTCTAATCATTCTTTTCTACATCCAACTGCTCATTTTCTCCCATtagtaattcatttcatgaaatgctcaaTCCATTGCACTTAGAGAGCACTACACTTGTTCATATGAACACAAAAAACCCAAGTAGTTATTCAATTCAGTAAGGTCCCTCATATAATGGGGGAGGGGTGTCAAATGTACATACTATGGAATTGCTCTAATAGAATTCGACAGTAAGTTTGTGACCCTCAAACCTGCAATAATTAAGAGATACCAAATGTCTTTGAAATTTGTGAAAGGGTCTATACTTATGCTTTGTTTTTGTAGATGGTATGTTCCTCAGATGCATGAATTTGAAGACCTAGTACAATCCTTTTGATGGGATGTACAGTTAATGAATAGATCATTAACAAGCCAGAAATGCTGCTCTTTTTTCTATAACAATTAGTCTGTTGGAGACTTAATGATTTTGctccaatacatattttatgtaGGCCCCAATCCATATACATGCAGGCTCAGTCGCCAATGGCTTAAACAAATTAAAGTCGTACAACATGGACTCTTGACACCCATTGTGGATGGCTTGATTCCAATGTATATCGCCCTCTTGTGGCCTGTAATAgtcatttgatatttcattttcagatagAGTGTTTTCCAATGTTTGTTTCCACAGTCATCAATTGTTGTCTGTGTTTGCAAAAAAGGAAAGGACGCTTTTTGCAGTGTTGTTGTCAAAAGTTGGAGGTTGTTTTTCCAAACTAACATGGTTggatatattgttattttcatttttaaaccaaatttttttgaagtatttttaaCATTAGCCTTTCCTATGTGTAATTTGAAGTTAATGCCAAGCTAAGGAAACTTCAAGTTTAAAGTTTTGCCATTTTTCCGAGCCAAGAAATTGGATATGTAATAGATTTGGGGAAAAGATGTAttatttaaagtttgttttatgcTTAACATTCTAACTGTGCTAattaattttgtgtgattttttaGCTTGGTGATACCCCATTGAATGTTGCATGCAAAGAAGGGGCTTTAGACTTGGTGGAAATGCTGCATGCTGTTGGAGCAAAGAGAGACATCCTCAACAGggtaagaaataaaaagaatttaatCTTCCCCACCCCTGGTTTACTGTTGATGAAGAAAGTGAGGATGGGgatgctaatgatgatgattattataccCCGTCCTATACTACCTATATGTATTATGGTATAAGCTAGGTTTCCGTCCATCCGtccgtccgtctgtctgtccatgatcttttccttgtaaacgtgataacttcagtttgacttaccctaggctcatataatttggtgtgtatgatactagcatggatcccaggaagcctattgattttgaggtcaaaaggtcaaaggtcaaagtcacactgacatgttttcatcttacccttctgaagtccttgttaacATGAAAACTTAAGTTGAATTTAACCTGGGCTCATATAACTTGGTATGTATGATACTACAtgtagcatggatcccaggttTTCTATTGATTTGGAAGTCAGAAGGGCAAAGGTGAAgttgccaccttccacttttcttgctttacCAATAACTCAATTTTCCGCATTACGGGCGGGCCTCaccttagcgacactcttgtgataatgatgatgatgatggtgatggtgatgatgatgattatgattatgatggtgatgataatgatgatgatgacgtaatgatgacgatgacgacgatAAATAACAAGGTGACATATGATGCAGGGAATGAAGAGTATAATTATTTAAACACTAATACTTTAACCTCTTTTGTGTCTGGCCAGCATACATATCCTAACCATTCTTTTAATTCTACATTTTTCTATAACCTACATGTAACTAATAAATATGACGAGAGAAAgaacatacaaaaatataattgacGACATGCCAGAGTCCTGTATCTCTGTTTTGTAggttatttcacattttttgtttACAGTTCCATTTACCTTCTAAGTTAATCACAATGACATGCCAGCATGATGAATCATTCCTTTTTTTGGTTGCTTTGTACAGCATAAGAACTCAGCACTTCACATGGCTGCCCGAGGTGGTCACATAGAGGTAGTCAGGTATCTCTGTTTAGCAGGCTCTCTCATTCACCAAAGAAACcaggtgagaaaaagaaaaaagcttgttaaaatcagaaaatgattgttttggtttaaaaaacaaTCCAATTTCAGTAATGTATCTAAGTGCTTAAGAAGACACCTTGTGAAAAGACAATGCGAAAGGGTTTTGAAGTTCATTCTATAAGGCCACTGTTTCTGCATTTCAAGTACTACAGTTTGTACAGTGTGTCACAGGAAAAGGGAACCTGTGAATTAATCATGACCTCTTATTCTgctcaatttcatttcattttgacaaCGTATGAGGGCATCTCTGCATACCTGCTTTTGCCATTATTAAAGTGtgtaacaaaaagaaaaagatttgaTTATATAATGAATagattttgcataaatttgattatttaaaaaaaaaactgccccagtttttcctttattttccactttttctacaatgtttctaagcatATCAGCAtgcttttttcattcattatgatGTGTTTGACAAATAAGAAAGATTTGACTATATGATGATACATTTAACAGTACATTACTTTCTTATGCAGAAAAGGCCCCTCAGTTTCCCTTTATTTCTTGGGCACTCTATAGACCCAGTGAATAAATAGTAATGAATTGTATGTAACATTTAACATATTGAGTGCAAAATTTAATTCATGTGAGTTGTTATCATCACCACactttctttgttttgattttttttcataggatGGACTGACGGCATCTCAGCTAGCCAGTCTAGAAGGACATGAGGATGTAGCAGATGTACTCACACAACTTGAAGGGGTAAATTATGTCCCTATTTGTAGCACAAGTGTGCATTGTAAAGTTTTGAAGAAACTCACATTCACTGTTTGCCATTTGGTGTCGACTATCATGTATAATCACCATTTGTAAATCATAATTCAGCATTTGTAATAATTCATGTTCTATTTGGTTTGTATACAAGAGAAACTGAAATATGAACAAGAATctgtcaaaaatacaaaaaagaaaactttacaTTTCCCCAAGATTTATTCAGGGATTGATTGTCAAGAACTATATCAGTTAGCAGCTTGAATGGATTTTATTCTGTTTGCATCAATTGAATGAATAACTTagcaaatgagaaaaaaaaaaattaaaatcaggGAAGCATCATggaagtgtttcatgaagcaattTGTCAGGGATTACAGTAgcaattgttataagctactgaaatccttgcatatgATTGGTTGAGAGTGAATCTGATGCTGAGTAAAATGCCCCTTGGAATCCAGAACCAATGCTCTGCAGATGTGactatgaataatttttttgtgtgatttgatttattttctagGATAAGAGTAAGGAGCTCTTTATCAACCAGCTGAACAGTACCTCTGGGCCTCTCCATCGCACCCGCATCAAGGTTCTTGGTCAGTCTGGTGTCGGCAAGACCACCCTCATCGACTCTCTCAAGTGTGGTTACTTCCGAGGTCTCTTCCGCCGTTCCCGCTCCAACATCAGCCTCATCGGTAGCAGCAATGGGCGGAGCTCACCGCGCTCTCCCAAGAGTCCACGGAGCCCGCTCTCCCCGCGCAGCCCCATGTTCGGGAACGGGAAGAAGGTGGACGGCAGCCGGTTCTTCATGGAGAGCCTGAGGCGGAAGCAGCTTTCATCAACGTCTTCCAGTATAGATGTGGACTCCGATGTCACAAGAGGGATCGAGTTCACACATGGGAACATTCCAGGTTCAGAGAAGAATAATAGATATATTTGATTAGCAATTCTTGCCAGAAACACCAATACCcacattatgattttatatgaCGTGTCATGTCCTCAGAGAGTGATAAGGGATTTAAATCATGAAATGTTgcgattttgatttgatattcaaatcacAAGGCACAGTCCAAAGAATGTAGATAgccaaatatattttgttactatcGGTTATAATTGATATAGTTCATATCTAAGTCCTTTGGAAACACAGagatgttattgttattattagtatcatcattattattgaacTTTGTTcaaataattaatattgaaaaaattgatTCTATAGTACCGTTTTCAGACtgaaggcgaagtggagttactccggaaTAACTCCGGATTGAGTTTATACGCTTGTACTGCGCACCAgactttaaaccccctttcatattggcaagcagcgcagcggtgtatccgcagtcgttgtcatggtttccaagcgagttcgcgccatacgtgtggcgagatcacagcgataagcGCGTACCGCATTTCTGTGGCggagtaactccgtttgtaaccctcttctcgaagtgggttgagtacttcgctttgaatccggatcgaactaatctcagaattttcatattgccctccaaagtggagtaactcctcctggactccggactaacttcacttcggctctcactatgaaaggggtataagagaGGCATTGAAGGATTAATAATACTCTATTAGTTTAAAAGTGATGTGCCAGTAATAATCGTTCATCAATATTAGCACTCTGATTTATATTCTTAATGAGTACCTACATGTGACCattcattttcttgattttcacaaaAGAATTGACAATGTAGAATGCCTGATTAATATCTTTGaggttgattttattttttttcgcaGTGTAGACCTGACTAATTTGTCACAATTGGGATACAATTTGATATTTACTGAATTGTTTTAGTGAATTCTTGGTTTTATTGAAGGGGTGATCACACATTGACGGTGTAGATAGTGGTTTAAggcgatcccccccccccccccctttgaagtTAGATGCAAACAGAGCCCTATTTATAGAGTTTGTCCTTTTTGCCTTCAGTGGGTTAaaacattttgcaattttattttgaactgTGCATTCATAACAAAGCAATACATGCCTTGTTGCAGCCCACTGAAAATGGAGTGCTCAAAATCTGTAATACAGGGTCCtgggccccatttcataaaggacttgcatctgttgtaactttgccataatggtaactaccatggcaacagggctcagcagccaatcagaatcaaggttaccatggtagttgccataatggcaaagttacaacagttgcaagtcctgtATGAAACGGGCTCCTGGTTGTATTCAGTCTCTGGAGGCAAACTTGTGGACCGCCACCCAAATCAGCGATGTGTAATGGCCTCTTATAGAGTAAGACCAAACTTCTATttcatatacatttattttttactgcAGGTGCTGGGGATTTCACCTTCCTGGAGTTCTCGGGGGAAGAGACCTACCACACTGCCTACCCTCACTTCCTGTCTGATGAGGGCGCTATCCACCTGGTAGTCTTCAGCCTGGAGGATTTGTTTGAAGAACAGCTCGCCCAGGTCACCTACTGGATGAACTTCCTGAGATCACAGCTTCCGTCCTCCGAACCAGTTGGTAAGGGTTGCTTTGGGAATTTTGCGTGTGTATGACCTCAGAAACGGGTTGACAATGCCATCAGTTATGTGCAGAACTTCACTTAAATAATTAGTCTGccatagaagtagtagtagtcctTCCATTTTTGCACAATTAGGTACACAGCTCCTGTGGCCATCTTCTTTCTTAGGCCTTGTAAAAATGTGTATTACATATTCAGAATAGGTGGGGTCCAAGGTAAAGGAAAGGTTGAATATTTTGCATAATGTActgtcaatattttttgttctagAACATATAATGCACAGGATTTGTTCAGCATCCAGAGTTATATGTGGGATTGGATTGGTCCAAAGAGTTTGTTTTTTACCTTTTCTGCGTCTCCATCTTGTTATATAACTAAGGCAGGATGCAACTGTGtacaaatatatcattaaaaaaatagtcattCATGTGGATTTGGCAACTACTTTTTTTCATGCTCCTGAACTTACAGTGTATTTCAGATGTGCTTTGTGGACCCAGTAACGATACTACTGAACTCAGAAGGGACAAATTATTGTTCTCATTGAAAACAAGATTGACACATTTCAAGATTGACGCATAACACAGATTTCACGCAAGATCAACACATTCCACAGATTACCTTCTTTCAAGAAACTCCTTGATTCCATCGAAGTTCCTTAGGTAACTGGTTTATACCTGACCGCACCCAATATAATCATATGCAATGTTTCTCCTTAGGCTACTGTGGCAAGTATCGTCAGCAACCAAAGATAGCCCTGGTGGCCACACACGCTGACCATGCCCAGTGTCCAAAGCAACCCACGGGGGAGATGGTCAGTGGGGAAGGGAACATCGTTCTATACCAAACCAAGAGGCTGTTCGGCCGGCTCTTTGACATCTGTGACGTCCTCTTTGTATTGGATGCCCACAGTGCACAATCCAAGGATATTAAGATGCTTAGGACTCACATATCAAGCTTGAGGAATTCAATACTTAAGGTGAGATATCTATCCCCCTATAGAACAGTACTATTGATTAATCACTTATATTTCTCTAAAGTCGGCAACTGCAAAATGTGTCTTTTCATTGTAGGCCCGAGGTAGCATTTTTTACGATTATAGGCTTGATCACAGTTTAGGTCTAAATTTATATACTTCATGACATTAATTTATATACTTCATGACattaatttattgaaatcatttgaataaaGGGCAGGTACATGTACTGAATGACCTGCAGGGTAATGaaacttgtcataatttttatatcaggtaaaatgttaatttcttttgataattttgtagCCAGTGACTGAATATACATACTAGGTTTTTATCTGCAAGGATTAAGTaaagctgccaagtagtactgattttctgtatttagtactgaaaatagagaagaatactgatggtttcatgcaaaattttCAAACATAATTTTAATAGGTTGAAGCCCCAGTCTCTGTCCTCTGTGAAGCTGTTGCGTCAGCACTCCCATCGTGGAGGAGAACTTTTGCAAACTTTCCTGTGTTGACATGGCAACAGTTCTCAGAAGGTATCCATGCCAGTATTAACCCTCTAGCTGGTCAAGCCCATCTTAGGGATGTAGGGAGACAACTTCATTTAATGGGAGAGGTAAGTGGGTGTGATCATACCCTATTGGTAGAAGTGGTGGTGAATGTTGTTTAAATAAGGCATCCATTCCAGAAGTAACCCTGTAGCTGGTCAAGCTCATTTCAACCATGTAGGAAGACAACTTCATCTAATGGGAGAGGTAAGTGGGTGTGGTCCTACCCTATTGGTAGAAGTGGTGGGACTGTTATTTAAAGAAGGCATCCATGCAAGTATTAACCCTGTAGCTGATCAAGCTCATCTCAGGGATGTAGGGAGACAACTTCATGTAATGAGAGAAGTAAGTGGATTGTGCCTTATATTATTGTAATTGGGTTGTGATGATCATAATTGAAGATAACAAGCCATTCTTACCGGCTTTGACATACTGGAGAGTCTGGCTGGCGATACATATGTCTAGATTAAAAATTTGGTGCATCCTTACATCATCTGGTTGCCATACACATCATCTGGATGCCATACACATCACCACCAAAGACTTATTGATCAGATAATACTGGTACTTCATTCAATTTCTTACCTCTTTGAGTTATTGAGTTTTGAATTGATGTTGGTGCTGAACCTCAtgatattacatttttgtttgaTCTATTTCACAGGTCCAATGTTTCAGCAGTGAGCTCCTTCAGGAAGTGATAGTAATAGAACCTACCTGGTTGTGTTCAGGAATCATTGGCAGACTCCTAAGCCATGATGCCACAGAGCAACCTGAAGGCCAGTACAGTATCCACTACATCCAATCCCTTTTCCCAGACACAGATGCCATGGACATCTCCCAACTGATGGAGGCTATGGACATATGCGTTCACGGAACAGTGTGTGAGATTCCCGCCGTCATGCGGTGTCCTGCCCCAGAGGGCATTTGGGAGAAGGAGGATGAAAACGGCAACTTCCGAGTGTATGGTGGTGTCCGGATGCAGTTGAGTGATTGTGGAAGCACCTTGCCCTCAGGGTTGTTTTCCAGGATTCAGATGTCTTTGAGGAGGAACTTTCAGCAGGACATGGAAGACACAACAGACAATGAGCTTTTAATGTGGAGGAATGGAGCCAAGTGCTCTAGTGGAAGCATTGAAGGGTTTATTTCCATGACGAACGATGAATGTGCCATTGAGATCAAAGTGCGAGGGTATAACGACACCAGGCAAGGATGCTTCATCTTCCTGGAAGACCTTGTCCATCTTGTCAAACATGTCCTAGTGGATTCTTATCCCGGATTACCGCTTAATACAGAGGTGATGTCACCAGTCCAACTGTCTTCCCATGAGAAGACTGTCATGGTATATGACCCATGTTCTTTGCTTAAACTACAACTCAAAACTGAGAGGACGGTTGAAAACCTCATTTCCAACCAGGAGGAGGATTTTGTTGATATCTTTTGTTTTGGCTCAGAGGCAGTGGAATCCAATCTGATTGCAGGTGTAGACCTGCATATCTTAGAGATCCCCTCGTTGACGAGAAGACAGATTAGCATGTTGTTAGATCCCCCGGACCCCATGGGGAAGGATTGGTGTTTGCTAGCCGTGGGGTTGGGACTCACAGAGAAGATCCCCATGTTGGACACCCTCAACCGAAGGTGCGGTCCTGACGAGTCGGACTCCCCGACAGAGCGGTTGCTGCAGGAGTGGGGGAAGGAGGAGACGAACTCTGTAGGTTTGCTTTTAAACAGAGTCAAAGACTTGGGACGTGAGGATGTGTCGAGGGTCCTGATGCAGGGGTCACCCCTCTACAAGTTTGTGCCTGACCCAAGGGCATTGGAAGAAGGGAGGCAGTCGGGGTCAGGATCCAATCACTCCAGTAGCACAGTGGCTTCCAGATGAGACGGCTGATATCTGTTAACATGGCGACAGCATCCCTCTccatccttatttttttatacttgtttATTTCCTTGAGACTGTCACAGTCATTTTTATATTATCTTTGTATTTACTTCGTTGTGACTAAAGACCAACATGAGGATTAAGCATATGTTACATCCATGTGAccttaatttgattgattgacaATGGCATCACTTGGGTGGTAAGACCTAGTCCCAGTTCTTTTTCCATCAGAAGCAAGTGAACAGATCCTTGTATAAGCTACTGAATGGTTATGTCTGTTTGGCTAAAAACTGTTATCGAAAAATAGTGTGGGGAACTTTGGCCAAAGTAACTTGAATCGTGGGAAAACTATACAAGCATGTTTGATTGCGGGAAAGCCACCATGAAAGGATGCATAGTGCCATAATAGCAGGATATCTGATAAAGGCACATCACAGGCTTTTGACAAGTTGCTTTATGTGTGTCAGCTCTCTTTTGGTTGATGAGTTGAAAAACAGTAGACTTTGTAcagggaagcgtttcatgaaagttgtcagcactgacaagttggctttctccgacagttaccatagcaacagtcagAGGcaagtgcctcacagccaatcaaaaccaaggatttcactgaactTGTCAGCAccgacaatttagtcagtgctgacaactttcatgaaacaccccccgtCAACCTTCAATAAGTTGTCGCCTAACTCAGAGCACTATTTAAGAGGAGAATATGCAAAGCATGTGTTAACATCTTCTATGTCAAATTTTGGATTAGTCAaacaggggcctgtttcataaaggacttccAGCTGTTGctactttgccataatggcgactaccatggtaacagggctcagcagccaatcagaatcaaggtttccatggtagttgccgtAAGAGATTTGACGCAGGCAGAGTCATGTATACTAGGTGTTATCACCCAAGTGATGTTAGAGAGATGCTAACTCAATAACCTTCTTTTTGGTGGACTAGTAATTATAGTACACCACATGGTTGTGTATCTATCTGGGTCATATTTACTGTAGTTAAGATTAGTCAACCTTGCCACTCTAAAGAAATGAGcagattatattttttttgctattgatttttcttttattgttttcttttgtggaTTTTGTTTCAGACGGTTATTTTTTCTAAGCATTGATTatgtaatttttaaaaagttgtgtGAATCAAACAGTAATAAATAAGTACAACTCCCAGCAAATATGGTGCCTATTTTTTTGTCTAGGAAATATGTGCTTCTTTATAAGTGATCAATTTATTTTGATCTAATTTTGGACAGATTATCCATATTTGCTTTAATAATTGAATTCTTCTCTAGAATGTATCAACTATTTTCCCTATGTTCTTGTTTTTTCACATTGAGTTTACCTTTTTTATGTGGACTGAAAGAAGAATTGATAGAAATTGATAACTTAGGAAAGAAATCTGTAATATTGACAGCTAACCTTTtacaaattcctttttttttctaattgatTCTAGGTGATTTATACATAGGTATTTCAACAGAAAGTATTTATTGTGTGCGCTCCTATATGTATCTTCTGGGCACTTCATCGGTATACATTTCTAACTCAAGAAAATGCTCATATATAAGCTTTGTCTTTCATGATGCTAACCAGTGGACTTACTGTGTAATATACACTGTGCATCATATTTATTACAAGAAAGAGAATGTTGTATAGGATGACATATATCTGCTATAATGTCTAtcttttattttacactctatATCTGTATTTATGGTCACCCTAGTGAGCTATATAAAATGCGGGAAACAAGTAagatattctaaaaaaaattgacagaaaTCCTAAAAAAGGGTCAGTTTTTTAGGCAGATGATCAAATATCAGTTGTTCTAATTCATAGATTACCTAACATCATGACTGAAATGAT encodes:
- the LOC121415603 gene encoding death-associated protein kinase 1-like yields the protein MAVFHAVEEGNLHGIKELVENLTTYDPDQKNKHGETALHLAAGYGHVDIIRYLQDKGATIDVADKHGDNAVYWAARQGQIAAMSFLKDQGCRLDAQNKTGETPLHVAGRYGQGEAVQYLCDQAVNMNLADEDGETPLHIAAWHGYTSIVQTLCKAGATLDLKNKDGETTLLCAAARGHLDIVKILVEAGALLNTIDKHGITPLHHSVRRQHYDIVKYLVDSNCDVNLQDKLGDTPLNVACKEGALDLVEMLHAVGAKRDILNRHKNSALHMAARGGHIEVVRYLCLAGSLIHQRNQDGLTASQLASLEGHEDVADVLTQLEGDKSKELFINQLNSTSGPLHRTRIKVLGQSGVGKTTLIDSLKCGYFRGLFRRSRSNISLIGSSNGRSSPRSPKSPRSPLSPRSPMFGNGKKVDGSRFFMESLRRKQLSSTSSSIDVDSDVTRGIEFTHGNIPGAGDFTFLEFSGEETYHTAYPHFLSDEGAIHLVVFSLEDLFEEQLAQVTYWMNFLRSQLPSSEPVGYCGKYRQQPKIALVATHADHAQCPKQPTGEMVSGEGNIVLYQTKRLFGRLFDICDVLFVLDAHSAQSKDIKMLRTHISSLRNSILKVEAPVSVLCEAVASALPSWRRTFANFPVLTWQQFSEGIHASINPLAGQAHLRDVGRQLHLMGEVQCFSSELLQEVIVIEPTWLCSGIIGRLLSHDATEQPEGQYSIHYIQSLFPDTDAMDISQLMEAMDICVHGTVCEIPAVMRCPAPEGIWEKEDENGNFRVYGGVRMQLSDCGSTLPSGLFSRIQMSLRRNFQQDMEDTTDNELLMWRNGAKCSSGSIEGFISMTNDECAIEIKVRGYNDTRQGCFIFLEDLVHLVKHVLVDSYPGLPLNTEVMSPVQLSSHEKTVMVYDPCSLLKLQLKTERTVENLISNQEEDFVDIFCFGSEAVESNLIAGVDLHILEIPSLTRRQISMLLDPPDPMGKDWCLLAVGLGLTEKIPMLDTLNRRCGPDESDSPTERLLQEWGKEETNSVGLLLNRVKDLGREDVSRVLMQGSPLYKFVPDPRALEEGRQSGSGSNHSSSTVASR